The following nucleotide sequence is from Halorussus caseinilyticus.
CCCTCGGGTCGGTGCTGGCGGCGGCCTACCGGCTCGGCGTCCCGTCGCTCCGGCGGTTCGGCCCGCCGACCGGCGTCTCTTCGGGTCAGTTCGGGTAGCTACTCGCGGTCCAGCGCGTCCGCCAGCACGCGCTCTACGAACTCGCCCTTCTTCGCGGTGTAGGCGTCCCGGTCGTCGGCGTGTCCGTCGGCCAACTCGCGTTTCAGTTCCTCGTACTCCGCGGCGACTTCGGGGTGGTCACGGAGGTAGTCCCGGAACGCCAGTTTCTCTCGGTAGAGGTCGATGACGGGCTTGGCGGCGAGTCCTTCG
It contains:
- a CDS encoding GrpB family protein, which encodes MVGLERGTVEIRSYRPEWGRHYEAEVERLQSVAGERLLDFEHIGSTAVEGLAAKPVIDLYREKLAFRDYLRDHPEVAAEYEELKRELADGHADDRDAYTAKKGEFVERVLADALDRE